One genomic segment of Bacteroidota bacterium includes these proteins:
- a CDS encoding TolC family protein, whose amino-acid sequence VVKTDQELDAAKARYDQEVLAISSRVEQSYWDLYTAERDYAVQKLTRDRAESFLEETEVRARTGLIGPNQVANARTFLAEQKILLLDREEQLDRLSDQFASLIGVRPEPPVRRYLTADTPPAEFPLEEADELVAKAIERNLQLQAAKADIEAQRALSNAAFWEALPRVDVVGSIGGSGLAGSARDVVFGGDTLRSEISGSLNEAMRQSIKRSFPAWSIGVEVTIPIGLRSGFGEKERLEAEVVLAEQRYIQQARVLEEQVRAGYRDLYHGSRRLNAAREGVDAAQEQVRIGLIEFQNGRSTAFELVRLGADFAVAQQRYSQAIVRNAKAAAALRQLTSGAYPAQQ is encoded by the coding sequence GTCGTCAAAACAGATCAGGAATTGGATGCCGCCAAAGCGCGCTACGACCAAGAAGTGCTTGCCATCAGTTCACGCGTCGAACAGAGCTACTGGGATTTGTACACCGCCGAACGGGATTATGCCGTTCAGAAATTGACGCGTGACCGGGCGGAATCTTTCTTGGAGGAAACAGAAGTACGCGCACGAACCGGGCTCATCGGCCCGAATCAGGTTGCCAACGCCCGCACATTTTTGGCTGAACAGAAAATCCTTCTTCTTGATCGTGAAGAACAACTCGACAGGCTTTCGGATCAGTTTGCATCGCTGATTGGCGTGCGGCCCGAACCGCCTGTACGCCGCTATCTTACAGCCGATACTCCCCCCGCCGAATTTCCACTCGAAGAAGCGGATGAACTCGTCGCCAAGGCAATCGAGAGAAACCTTCAACTACAAGCAGCGAAAGCAGATATTGAGGCACAGCGGGCGCTATCCAACGCGGCGTTTTGGGAAGCTCTGCCCCGCGTTGATGTCGTCGGCTCCATCGGCGGCAGCGGACTCGCAGGCTCGGCACGAGATGTTGTGTTTGGCGGCGATACTCTGCGCTCGGAAATCAGCGGAAGTCTGAACGAGGCAATGCGCCAGTCCATCAAACGCAGCTTTCCCGCCTGGAGTATCGGGGTGGAAGTGACCATACCCATCGGATTGCGAAGCGGTTTCGGGGAGAAGGAACGGCTTGAAGCAGAAGTTGTTCTCGCCGAGCAACGCTACATCCAGCAAGCGAGAGTTCTTGAAGAACAAGTCCGGGCAGGCTACAGGGATTTATACCACGGAAGCCGCCGGTTGAATGCCGCACGGGAAGGGGTTGACGCCGCGCAGGAACAGGTACGCATCGGGCTGATTGAGTTCCAGAACGGCCGCTCAACAGCGTTTGAGCTTGTCCGCCTCGGGGCGGATTTTGCGGTTGCCCAGCAACGGTATTCTCAGGCAATTGTGCGGAATGCGAAAGCTGCAGCCGCATTGAGACAACTGACATCCGGCGCATATCCGGCTCAACAGTAG